DNA from Thermococcus argininiproducens:
TTCGTCCATTGGGATTCAAAGTAGAAAATGTTGAGGAAGTTTTCAATGCATACATTTATTTAGAGGGAGAATGGAGGGAGATGCTCTATCCCCACCCCGCATTTGAAATAAAGCCACAAGGAGAAGTGGGGGCAACTATTCAAAGTTTTTACTTTGTTTTTGGTATTCCGAGAGAAAAGGTGAGTAAAGAGTTTATCTTCAAGTTCCTGAAAAAATTCCCCCAAAGCTATATTTACGGGACCGAAAACTTTTTAGAGGACATATACAATCACAACAACCCAAAACCTCCAGATGATATTTATAAACACATTGTAAAGAGTGAAGAGAAGATACTCCAGTTTGAAATTGAGGGAAACGACGCGATAGAAATTGAGAAAAAACTTTTTGAATTTATAGAACTGGCAAAAGAGCACAAGGTTCTGGAAATCTAAGGTGATCTCATGTATAAAGAAGCATTCCCCGAAGAACTCCAAAGATATTACTATAAACTCTTTGGAAATGAAGCAGAGAGCCTCATGGAAAAATTAAGGGAGCCTGTGGAAAAGTATTACATAAGGACAAATACACTCAAGATCAGTAGAGACAAACTTATCCAAGAACTTCAAAAAGAGGGTCTTAAACCAAAACGAAGCCCATATCTAGAAGAAGGAATATATTTTGAGCGAAAAGGGCCTAATTTTCCAGATGATTATAACCCCAAGCTTCCCACTGTTGTTGCAAATAAATTTGCATCTGAAAGCGTTTATCAAGGAGCCCAGCTTTATGCCCCCGGAGTCCTAAAAGCAGATAAAAACATAAGAGAGGGAGATAAAGTCCAGATCAGAGACCCCAAAGGACTTTTAGTTGGGATAGGAGTTGCCAAAATGAATTCCAAGGAGATGATATTAGCAACTCGGGGAATTGCCGTTGAGGTCACTCTTCCAAAGTTCAAGCTCCCAAGCTTAAGTGAGTTAAAGTCCTATGAAAAGGGCTACTTCTATGCCCAAAGTTTGCCTTCAATGATAGTTCCCCATGTTTTGGAGCCTAAAGAAGAAGAGTTAATAATAGATATGGCTGCTGCTCCTGGAGGAAAAACTTCTCACATAGCACA
Protein-coding regions in this window:
- a CDS encoding DUF3201 domain-containing protein, whose translation is MNMLEVHNHLNKIWGEIFRLNEELREKLRPLGFKVENVEEVFNAYIYLEGEWREMLYPHPAFEIKPQGEVGATIQSFYFVFGIPREKVSKEFIFKFLKKFPQSYIYGTENFLEDIYNHNNPKPPDDIYKHIVKSEEKILQFEIEGNDAIEIEKKLFEFIELAKEHKVLEI
- a CDS encoding RsmB/NOP family class I SAM-dependent RNA methyltransferase, whose translation is MYKEAFPEELQRYYYKLFGNEAESLMEKLREPVEKYYIRTNTLKISRDKLIQELQKEGLKPKRSPYLEEGIYFERKGPNFPDDYNPKLPTVVANKFASESVYQGAQLYAPGVLKADKNIREGDKVQIRDPKGLLVGIGVAKMNSKEMILATRGIAVEVTLPKFKLPSLSELKSYEKGYFYAQSLPSMIVPHVLEPKEEELIIDMAAAPGGKTSHIAQLLENRGEILALDKSKNRLSKMKLELERLGVKNVKLIHMDSRNLPDLGIQADKILLDVPCTALGVRPKLWETKTPKDIEATARYQRHFINAAIKSLRRGGVLIYSTCTLSYEENEENVKYMLKKGLKLEEQKIFIGSPGIGIKEVQRFYPHKHKTQGFFIARLRKVN